The segment AATATagaaaaacctaaaaaaaaaaatatttgaccatTCAGATCATGTTGTATGAGGCCTTTGATGCAGAAatgaaagattttaaaaaaaaaaaatgtttatgtacgTTTTTAGAGAAATGTTGTAATATTGCAACATTGGGCTTAGTTGGGAGCAGGATTTCTGTATTTGTACTCACGTTGTGTGAACAATTCAGAACAACTAAGGGTTCATTTGCAGGGTTGATTGCTTACTTAGCCCCATAACGGtatataacattaataataatcacacattagtcatatttttatgaagtcatttattaaaattattaaaaatattaaacaagataaaactcttaaaaagcgcgctttttccctctttttttctttttatgacattggTCATGAAGACTTTCATTGGTGGTGAAAGTCCCAAAAACAGTCCCTGTTGTCTAAAAAGCAAAGGCGAACATCACACTTTCTGCATTGCGTGTTGGTGTATCCTTTATTGCACTGTCTGCAGCGTCCTCTCCCTGTCTTCCTTGGGAAATGACCAACTAGGTCCTTGCGTACATCCAATGGGAGGTTTGCACATCTCTTGGATGGCCTCTTCTGAGCATTCAGAGGGCTTCCTGATGTCACTGACTGTGTTGCTGGGCTCCCTTTGCCTGAAGATGGCCGTCCTCTCTTTGGAGTTTGAAGTGTTGCGTTTACCAGGATAAGAGAGGATGCTAGCTGTGCCTGAAACTGTCTCCTGTTCATTGTCTCTTTGCTAGACACCTTGAGCGCTTTACAGTCCCGCTTGTAGAGCAGCCAGGCATTGATCACAGCGAGGATGATGGTGTGCCAGAAGATGTACATGTACCAGCGACGGGATTTGATGGGGAACTTATATTTGGCTGTAAATGAGTCCAACAAATCCACACCTCCCATGTACTTGTTGTAGGCACCAACAATGTAAGGCCTCTCAACTTCAATGAAGGTTTTGTTGGCTTTGTCCCAGCGTTGAATCTTCTGCACAGGTTCAGGTCCAGCAAAGGATGACACAAGTGTGACGGCCCTGCTGTCATACCATTTGACAGCACAGATGTTGTGATTCCCCTCCACTCTGACGTCATAGCT is part of the Anoplopoma fimbria isolate UVic2021 breed Golden Eagle Sablefish unplaced genomic scaffold, Afim_UVic_2022 Un_contig_5249_pilon_pilon, whole genome shotgun sequence genome and harbors:
- the LOC129114622 gene encoding piggyBac transposable element-derived protein 2-like: MMCDFDVYQGSVNGIRAKSELGLSVKLLDRGIHYVGTARQVRLPNCNLEDEKSLKKKGRGSYDVRVEGNHNICAVKWYDSRAVTLVSSFAGPEPVQKIQRWDKANKTFIEVERPYIVGAYNKYMGGVDLLDSFTAKYKFPIKSRRWYMYIFWHTIILAVINAWLLYKRDCKALKVSSKETMNRRQFQAQLASSLILVNATLQTPKRGRPSSGKGSPATQSVTSGSPLNAQKRPSKRCANLPLDVRKDLVGHFPRKTGRGRCRQCNKGYTNTQCRKCDVRLCFLDNRDCFWDFHHQ